A portion of the Stigmatella aurantiaca DW4/3-1 genome contains these proteins:
- a CDS encoding Ig-like domain-containing protein, with translation MMAFSAPSARLRPFRSLMVMMLMGILGTSCEPAGEVRSKGLSSQAERLVAGNADLQLLLIDTADPIAEGATYNYRIDVLNVGPNPAESVSVSVNLATQAFFQTFSAPAGWSCNTLGDVHVWTCTVATLAVNSPQSITFTMQAPFQDDVLMSASASVSSSGTTDPVPGNNAATQETVVGENDPPVNIYPPVQTIPQNTELVFSSASGKRVATSDSDIFGKSLRVLLQVAQGADCGTVTLSQRTGLSFITGDGTADVAMLFTGTLSNVNAALEGLKFTPKATYSGSASIIFSVLDQGNSGLGGNKSDTDPILVNVTAVNNPPVANDDGFTLFKNSGTTELDVLANDTTAPDTGETLSITGVTQPANGTVTFTATRVSFTPATDFVGPTTFTYTVSDGRGGTDTATVTVVMTDSNSPPVANDDSFTVAKDSGATQLDVLANDTTAPDTGETLSITGVTQPANGTVTFTATNVSFTPAAGFVGPTAFTYTVSDGRGASDTATVTVTVTDSNNPPVANDDSFTVPKDSGATELDVLANDTTAPDTGETLSITGVTQPANGTVTFTATRVSFTPAAGFVGPTTFTYTVSDGRGGTDTATVTVTVSETNNPPVANDDGFTVLRDSSATELDVLANDTTAPDVGETLSITGVTQPANGAVTFTATRVSFTPPAGFAGSTTFTYTVSDGRGGTDTATVTVVVTETNNPPVANDDSFRVAKNSGATELDVLANDTTAPDAGETLSITGVTQPANGTVTFTATRVSFTPPPGFVGPTTFTYTVSDGRGGTDTATVTVTVFETNNPPVANDDRFTVSKNSGATQLDVLANDTTAPDTGETLSITGVTQPANGTVTFTATRVSFTPATDFVGTTTFSYTASDGRGGVDTATVTVTVTETNNPPVANDDRFTVAENSGATELDVLANDTVAPDEGETLSITAVTQPDNGTVTFTATRVSFAPIPDFVGTTTFIYTVSDGRGGTATATVTVTVTEVPEVPEDVDSDGDGVPDAVEREAGTDPFNPDTDGGGVNDGEEIRRGTDPLNDVDDFLIGGGGCASAGSMGLLSLALLSSLPLLRRRRAGGRGPWGTSGLGVLLAVMGLLGAPLANAQPASSPATQKIDAQQYKPGPGSQDVLGLLSATVGRHLGWNLGLSVSYAKDPLTVRDSISEETVYSLVESQLTVDVLGAIAFHERFEIGLALPITSQSADASPVFGEGVDATGIGDLRVVPKARVFSSGALHLGAAVPLHLPTGGDSEFLGGGFSAQPRLLGEWRFGGGPRILANLGVNLRSKEQLRNLIVSNAFAYGLGAEVPFSVGKGQLSAGATLLGALPLGDNGSEARPLELLATVRFRFAEAFLAHLGGGPGLSRGYGTPGFRAFAGLMYVAPGS, from the coding sequence ATGATGGCTTTCTCCGCCCCTTCCGCCCGGCTTCGACCGTTTCGTTCCCTGATGGTGATGATGCTGATGGGCATCCTGGGGACTTCCTGCGAGCCCGCTGGAGAGGTCCGGTCCAAGGGCCTCTCCTCCCAGGCGGAGAGACTGGTGGCAGGCAACGCGGACTTGCAGCTCTTGCTGATCGATACCGCGGATCCGATCGCGGAGGGTGCGACCTACAATTACCGGATCGACGTCTTGAACGTGGGGCCCAACCCGGCGGAGTCGGTGTCCGTCTCGGTGAATCTGGCCACCCAGGCCTTTTTCCAGACGTTCTCCGCCCCGGCGGGCTGGAGCTGCAACACGCTGGGCGACGTGCACGTGTGGACCTGCACGGTGGCAACGCTCGCCGTGAACTCTCCGCAGAGCATCACGTTCACGATGCAGGCGCCCTTCCAGGACGATGTCCTGATGAGTGCGAGCGCCTCGGTGAGCAGCTCGGGGACGACCGACCCGGTGCCTGGCAACAACGCCGCGACCCAGGAGACGGTCGTGGGGGAGAACGACCCGCCGGTGAACATCTATCCGCCGGTCCAGACGATTCCCCAGAACACGGAGCTGGTCTTCTCGTCCGCGAGTGGCAAGCGCGTCGCCACCTCGGATTCGGACATCTTCGGCAAGAGCCTGAGGGTGCTGTTGCAGGTGGCTCAGGGGGCGGACTGCGGCACGGTGACGCTCAGCCAGCGAACGGGCCTCTCGTTCATCACCGGCGACGGGACCGCGGACGTGGCGATGCTGTTCACAGGCACGCTGAGCAATGTGAACGCGGCGCTGGAGGGATTGAAGTTCACGCCGAAGGCGACCTACTCCGGATCCGCGTCCATCATTTTCTCAGTCCTGGATCAGGGCAACAGTGGTCTGGGGGGCAACAAGTCGGACACCGATCCGATCCTCGTCAATGTCACGGCGGTGAACAACCCGCCGGTGGCCAATGACGACGGCTTCACGCTGTTCAAGAACAGCGGCACCACGGAATTGGACGTGCTGGCCAACGACACGACGGCGCCGGACACGGGGGAGACGCTGAGCATCACGGGGGTGACGCAGCCTGCCAACGGCACGGTGACCTTCACGGCCACACGGGTGAGCTTCACGCCCGCCACTGATTTCGTGGGCCCCACGACGTTCACCTATACGGTGTCGGATGGGCGGGGCGGCACGGACACGGCGACGGTGACGGTGGTGATGACCGATTCGAACAGCCCGCCTGTGGCCAACGACGACAGCTTCACGGTGGCCAAGGACAGCGGCGCCACCCAACTGGACGTGCTGGCCAACGACACGACGGCGCCGGACACGGGGGAGACGCTGAGCATCACGGGGGTGACGCAGCCTGCCAACGGCACGGTGACCTTCACGGCCACGAACGTGAGCTTCACGCCCGCCGCTGGCTTCGTGGGCCCCACGGCGTTCACCTATACGGTGTCGGACGGACGGGGTGCCTCGGACACGGCGACGGTGACGGTGACGGTGACCGATTCGAACAACCCGCCAGTGGCCAATGACGACAGCTTCACGGTGCCCAAGGACAGCGGCGCCACGGAGCTGGACGTGCTGGCCAACGACACGACGGCGCCGGACACGGGGGAGACGCTGAGCATCACGGGGGTGACGCAGCCTGCCAACGGCACGGTGACCTTCACGGCCACGCGGGTGAGCTTCACGCCCGCCGCTGGCTTCGTGGGCCCCACGACGTTCACCTATACGGTGTCGGATGGGCGCGGTGGCACGGACACGGCGACGGTGACGGTGACGGTGTCCGAGACGAACAACCCACCGGTGGCCAACGACGACGGCTTCACGGTGCTCAGGGACAGCAGCGCCACGGAGCTGGACGTGCTGGCCAACGACACGACGGCGCCGGATGTGGGCGAGACGCTGAGCATCACGGGGGTGACGCAGCCTGCCAACGGCGCGGTGACCTTCACGGCCACACGGGTGAGCTTCACCCCGCCTGCTGGCTTCGCGGGCTCCACGACGTTCACCTATACGGTGTCGGATGGGCGCGGTGGCACGGACACGGCGACGGTGACGGTGGTGGTGACCGAGACGAACAACCCACCGGTGGCCAACGACGACAGCTTCCGGGTGGCCAAGAACAGCGGCGCCACGGAGCTGGACGTGCTGGCCAACGACACGACGGCGCCGGACGCGGGCGAGACGCTGAGCATCACGGGGGTGACGCAGCCTGCCAACGGCACGGTGACCTTCACGGCCACGCGCGTGAGCTTTACTCCGCCTCCTGGCTTCGTGGGCCCCACGACGTTCACCTATACGGTGTCGGATGGGCGCGGTGGCACGGACACAGCGACGGTGACGGTGACGGTGTTCGAGACGAACAACCCGCCGGTGGCCAATGATGACCGCTTCACGGTCTCCAAGAACAGTGGCGCCACCCAGCTGGACGTGCTGGCCAACGACACGACGGCGCCGGACACGGGGGAGACGCTGAGCATCACGGGGGTGACGCAGCCTGCCAACGGCACGGTGACCTTCACGGCCACGCGGGTGAGCTTCACGCCCGCCACTGACTTCGTGGGCACCACGACGTTCTCGTATACGGCGTCGGATGGACGGGGTGGCGTGGACACGGCGACGGTGACGGTGACGGTGACCGAGACGAACAACCCGCCGGTGGCCAACGACGACCGCTTCACGGTGGCCGAGAACAGCGGCGCCACGGAACTGGACGTGCTGGCCAACGACACGGTGGCCCCGGACGAGGGGGAGACGCTGAGCATCACGGCGGTGACCCAGCCAGACAACGGCACGGTGACCTTCACGGCCACGCGCGTGAGCTTCGCGCCGATTCCCGACTTCGTGGGCACCACGACGTTCATCTATACGGTGTCGGATGGACGGGGCGGCACGGCGACGGCGACGGTGACGGTGACGGTGACCGAAGTGCCCGAGGTCCCCGAGGATGTGGACTCCGATGGGGATGGTGTGCCGGATGCCGTCGAAAGGGAGGCGGGGACCGATCCCTTCAATCCCGACACGGACGGTGGCGGTGTGAACGATGGTGAAGAGATCCGGCGGGGGACGGATCCCTTGAACGATGTTGATGACTTCCTCATCGGAGGGGGCGGATGCGCCTCGGCGGGGAGCATGGGCTTGCTGTCGCTGGCCCTGCTGTCCAGCCTGCCGTTGCTGCGTCGCCGCCGGGCGGGCGGGAGAGGTCCGTGGGGGACCTCGGGCCTCGGGGTCTTGCTGGCTGTGATGGGGCTTCTGGGGGCCCCCCTGGCGAATGCCCAGCCTGCCTCCAGTCCCGCGACCCAGAAGATCGATGCGCAGCAGTACAAGCCAGGCCCGGGCTCTCAGGATGTGTTGGGCCTGCTCAGTGCCACCGTGGGCAGGCACCTGGGGTGGAACCTGGGGCTCTCGGTGAGCTACGCCAAGGATCCGCTCACCGTGAGGGATTCCATCTCGGAAGAGACCGTGTACAGCCTGGTGGAAAGCCAGCTCACGGTGGACGTGCTGGGCGCCATTGCCTTTCATGAGCGGTTCGAGATCGGCCTGGCGCTCCCCATCACGTCTCAGTCCGCGGACGCTTCGCCGGTCTTCGGCGAGGGGGTGGACGCGACGGGGATCGGCGATCTGCGCGTGGTGCCCAAGGCCCGCGTGTTCTCCTCCGGCGCACTGCACCTGGGCGCCGCGGTGCCCCTCCACCTGCCCACGGGCGGAGATTCCGAATTCCTCGGGGGGGGCTTCTCCGCCCAGCCCCGGCTGCTCGGTGAATGGCGTTTCGGCGGCGGGCCCCGGATCCTCGCCAACCTGGGCGTCAACCTCCGCTCCAAGGAGCAGCTCCGCAACCTCATCGTGTCCAACGCGTTCGCCTATGGCCTCGGCGCGGAGGTTCCCTTCTCCGTGGGCAAGGGCCAGCTCTCCGCGGGGGCGACCCTCCTGGGGGCCTTGCCGCTCGGCGACAATGGTTCCGAGGCACGTCCGTTGGAGCTGCTGGCGACCGTGCGCTTCCGCTTCGCGGAGGCCTTCCTCGCGCACCTCGGCGGAGGCCCTGGGCTCAGCCGGGGCTATGGCACGCCGGGCTTCCGGGCCTTCGCCGGGCTGATGTATGTGGCCCCGGGGTCCTGA
- the hemG gene encoding protoporphyrinogen oxidase, which produces MAVIAVVGGGITGLALAHRLRSRGKDAVVLEAGAHLGGVIQTRQRDGFSTETGPNSFLDREPATRELAASLGIEERIRMADPSAKSRSLYTRGQLRPVPASPPAFLKSDLLPLGTRLRVLAELFTGRAPPGQDESLGDFGRRHVGARATSVLLDAMQTGTYAGDVEALSAEAAFPTLKQLEREHRSLLLGAVRTQGRQRAPAPAGTKLKGAMCTFEGGLGTLVEALARALGPAARTGAAVEGLARSQNGWRLSVRERGQQAELEASQVVLTSPAHVSAELLAPLDPSLAGHLKGIPYAPIAVVHLGFAPGKTPPPDGFGFLVPGQEQRQLLGVIHVSTVFPFRAEGGRVLYTCLMGGARRPDLVGLNEEALAALAQQELREMAGVTASPDFTEAVRWPRGIPQYTVGHLERLSAIDSALARLPGLHLAGNAYKGVGLNDCIRNAAALAETLASR; this is translated from the coding sequence ATGGCCGTCATTGCCGTCGTCGGAGGAGGCATCACCGGGCTCGCGCTGGCGCATCGCCTCCGCTCACGTGGAAAGGATGCGGTCGTGCTGGAAGCCGGTGCCCACCTGGGCGGGGTGATCCAGACCAGACAACGTGATGGGTTCTCTACGGAGACAGGACCCAACAGCTTCCTTGACAGAGAACCGGCCACGCGCGAGCTGGCGGCGAGCCTGGGCATCGAGGAGCGGATCCGCATGGCGGATCCATCGGCGAAGTCCCGCTCCCTCTACACGCGCGGCCAGCTCCGCCCCGTGCCGGCCTCTCCTCCGGCGTTCTTGAAGTCGGATCTGCTGCCGCTGGGGACGCGGCTGCGCGTCCTCGCGGAGTTGTTCACGGGCCGCGCGCCGCCAGGCCAGGACGAATCCCTCGGTGACTTCGGGCGGAGGCACGTGGGCGCGCGCGCCACGTCGGTGCTGCTGGACGCGATGCAGACGGGCACCTACGCGGGGGACGTGGAGGCGCTGAGCGCGGAGGCCGCCTTTCCCACGCTGAAGCAGCTGGAGCGCGAGCACCGCAGCCTCCTGCTCGGCGCCGTGAGAACCCAGGGGAGGCAGCGCGCGCCGGCCCCCGCGGGCACGAAGCTGAAGGGGGCCATGTGCACGTTCGAGGGAGGCTTGGGCACGCTGGTGGAAGCCCTGGCGCGAGCACTCGGCCCCGCGGCCCGCACGGGCGCGGCGGTGGAAGGGCTCGCGCGAAGCCAGAACGGATGGCGCCTCTCGGTGCGTGAGCGGGGACAGCAGGCGGAGCTGGAGGCCTCCCAGGTGGTGTTGACCTCACCGGCCCATGTGTCCGCGGAGCTGCTCGCCCCCTTGGATCCGTCACTCGCGGGGCACCTGAAGGGCATTCCCTACGCCCCCATCGCCGTGGTGCACCTGGGCTTTGCCCCAGGAAAGACGCCCCCGCCCGATGGCTTTGGCTTCCTCGTTCCGGGCCAGGAGCAGCGGCAACTGCTGGGCGTCATCCACGTCTCCACGGTGTTCCCCTTTCGCGCGGAGGGCGGCCGTGTCCTCTACACGTGCCTGATGGGGGGCGCGCGGAGGCCAGACCTCGTGGGGCTGAACGAAGAAGCCCTGGCGGCACTGGCCCAGCAGGAGCTGCGCGAGATGGCCGGGGTGACGGCGAGCCCGGACTTCACGGAGGCCGTCCGCTGGCCGAGGGGAATTCCGCAATACACCGTGGGCCACCTCGAGCGCCTCTCGGCCATCGACTCGGCCCTGGCGCGGCTGCCGGGCCTGCACCTGGCCGGCAATGCCTACAAAGGGGTGGGGCTCAACGACTGCATCCGCAACGCGGCTGCGTTGGCGGAGACCTTGGCGTCCCGGTGA
- a CDS encoding SDR family oxidoreductase: protein MRYAISGASRGIGLEFVRQLLERGDTVEAGVRVPTEARLLSPLMNSVGPRLRIHELDITNQASVRAFASAVSDGPLDVLINNAGVSGKWCSFMEMDYEDMTKVMETNSVGPMRLSAALMPAVLKGPTRKIIHLTTRMASLTENTRGGVYGFEGGAYAYRMSKAALNVCMRTMAVDFRDQGLITAAINPGWVRTEMGGKLAPMRPEDAVRGMLRVIDDITKEQSGMFLDFQGREVPW from the coding sequence ATGCGCTACGCCATCTCCGGTGCCAGCCGTGGCATCGGTCTCGAATTCGTCCGGCAACTTCTCGAACGTGGCGACACTGTGGAGGCGGGGGTCCGAGTTCCCACGGAGGCCCGGTTGCTCTCCCCGCTGATGAACAGCGTCGGCCCTCGCCTGCGGATTCACGAGCTCGACATCACCAACCAGGCCAGTGTGCGTGCCTTCGCCTCGGCCGTGAGCGACGGTCCGCTGGATGTGCTCATCAACAACGCAGGGGTCAGCGGCAAGTGGTGCTCCTTCATGGAGATGGACTACGAGGACATGACGAAGGTCATGGAGACCAACTCCGTGGGCCCCATGCGTCTGTCCGCCGCGCTGATGCCCGCGGTGCTCAAGGGCCCCACGCGGAAGATCATCCACCTGACCACGCGCATGGCCTCGCTCACGGAGAACACCCGGGGCGGCGTCTATGGGTTCGAGGGCGGGGCATATGCCTACCGCATGTCGAAGGCCGCGTTGAACGTGTGCATGCGCACCATGGCCGTGGACTTCCGGGACCAGGGGCTCATCACCGCGGCGATCAACCCGGGGTGGGTGCGCACGGAGATGGGCGGCAAGCTGGCGCCGATGCGTCCAGAGGACGCCGTCCGGGGGATGTTGCGCGTCATCGATGACATCACCAAGGAGCAGAGCGGCATGTTCCTCGACTTCCAGGGCCGCGAGGTGCCCTGGTAG
- the pdxH gene encoding pyridoxamine 5'-phosphate oxidase: MELPQDPIERFATLYEQAKKAIPVDPNAMIVASVGAEGRPSARVVLLKDFDARGFVFFTNLTSRKGEELLGQPFAALVFYWAPLERQIRIEGRVERVSEEESNAYFHSRARGSQLGAWASLQSQPLPSRELLEARVDAVTKQHEGAPVPRPPHWAGLRVVPDRIEFWHARPSRLHERLVYLREGGGAWHTELLYP; encoded by the coding sequence ATGGAACTGCCCCAGGACCCCATCGAACGCTTCGCCACCCTGTACGAGCAGGCGAAAAAGGCCATTCCCGTGGATCCGAACGCCATGATCGTCGCCTCGGTGGGGGCCGAGGGCCGCCCTTCCGCGCGCGTCGTCCTCCTCAAGGACTTCGATGCGCGAGGCTTCGTCTTCTTCACCAACCTCACCAGCCGCAAGGGCGAGGAGCTGCTCGGCCAGCCCTTCGCCGCGCTCGTCTTCTACTGGGCCCCCCTGGAGCGGCAGATCCGCATCGAGGGGCGCGTGGAGCGCGTCTCCGAGGAAGAATCGAACGCCTACTTCCACAGCCGCGCCCGGGGCAGCCAGCTGGGCGCGTGGGCCAGCCTCCAGAGCCAGCCGCTGCCCTCCCGGGAACTCCTGGAGGCGCGGGTGGACGCCGTGACGAAACAGCACGAGGGCGCCCCCGTGCCCCGCCCGCCGCACTGGGCCGGCCTGCGCGTGGTGCCGGACCGCATCGAGTTCTGGCACGCCCGCCCCAGCCGCCTGCACGAGCGCCTCGTCTACCTTCGCGAGGGCGGCGGCGCCTGGCACACCGAGCTGCTCTACCCCTGA
- the glgA gene encoding glycogen synthase GlgA has protein sequence MKILFIASEVTPFSKTGGLGDVAGALPAALAALGHDVKVVSPRYAEVKDARLTPTGHSLSLRFPFGTPGGPILSVRLSERHELLFLENEAFYGRAGIYRGESGEFGDNHRRFAYLSLGALQAAQRLQFIPDIVHINDWQTGLAAVALRRGFQGTPLARARTVFTIHNLAYQGQFGKEVMGDLGLPWDLFTADDGLEFYDRVNLLKAGIVFSDAVTTVSPTYAKEIQTPEAGCELDGLLRRYQGRLQGILNGIDVEEWNPETDPMLPARYSLQSMGGKAECKRELLRRSGLPPGDAPVFGIVSRLAWQKGVDLLLEVLPTALQADIRFVAIGSGEAQYEEAFQALRDRFPGQVSVYVGFDQGLSHLVEAGSDFFVMPSRYEPCGLNQMYSLRYGTVPIVRATGGLVDTVEGGLEGNGLLFEAFHRSALLGVLRRALALYADPPRLEAFRRRGMEKDFSWKSSARKYEGLFASLLKE, from the coding sequence ATGAAAATCCTGTTCATCGCCTCGGAAGTCACCCCGTTCTCCAAAACGGGCGGACTGGGCGACGTGGCGGGGGCACTGCCCGCGGCGCTTGCCGCACTGGGTCATGACGTCAAGGTGGTCAGCCCCCGCTATGCGGAGGTGAAGGATGCCCGGCTCACGCCCACGGGTCACTCGCTGTCGCTGCGCTTTCCCTTTGGCACCCCGGGGGGCCCCATTCTGTCCGTGCGGCTCTCGGAGCGGCACGAGCTGCTCTTCCTCGAGAACGAGGCGTTCTATGGGCGCGCGGGCATCTACCGGGGGGAGTCGGGCGAGTTCGGCGACAACCACCGGCGCTTCGCCTACCTGAGCCTGGGGGCGCTCCAGGCGGCCCAGCGGCTCCAGTTCATCCCGGACATCGTCCACATCAATGATTGGCAGACGGGCCTGGCGGCGGTGGCGCTGCGGCGCGGTTTCCAGGGCACGCCCCTGGCGCGCGCCCGCACGGTGTTCACCATCCACAACCTGGCCTACCAGGGCCAGTTCGGCAAGGAGGTGATGGGGGACCTGGGGCTGCCGTGGGACCTGTTCACCGCCGACGACGGGCTGGAGTTCTATGACCGGGTGAACCTGCTCAAGGCGGGCATCGTCTTCTCGGATGCGGTGACGACGGTGTCACCCACCTACGCCAAGGAGATCCAGACGCCCGAGGCGGGGTGTGAGCTGGATGGGTTGCTGCGCCGGTACCAGGGGCGGCTCCAGGGCATCCTCAATGGAATCGACGTGGAGGAGTGGAACCCGGAGACCGACCCGATGCTGCCGGCGCGCTACAGCCTCCAGAGCATGGGGGGCAAGGCCGAGTGCAAGCGGGAGCTGCTGCGGCGCTCGGGGTTGCCCCCGGGGGATGCGCCCGTGTTCGGCATCGTCAGCCGGCTGGCGTGGCAGAAGGGGGTGGACCTGCTGCTGGAGGTGCTGCCCACGGCGCTCCAGGCGGACATCCGGTTCGTGGCCATTGGCAGCGGGGAGGCCCAGTACGAGGAGGCGTTCCAGGCGCTCCGGGACCGCTTCCCGGGGCAGGTGTCCGTCTACGTGGGGTTCGACCAGGGGCTGTCACACCTGGTGGAGGCCGGGTCGGACTTCTTCGTGATGCCCAGCCGGTATGAGCCGTGTGGCCTGAATCAAATGTATTCACTGCGTTACGGCACGGTGCCGATCGTCCGGGCCACGGGCGGGCTGGTGGACACGGTGGAGGGGGGGTTGGAGGGCAACGGCCTCCTGTTCGAGGCGTTTCACCGCTCCGCGCTGCTGGGGGTGCTCCGCCGGGCGCTGGCCCTGTACGCGGATCCGCCCCGGCTGGAAGCCTTCCGGCGCCGGGGCATGGAGAAGGACTTCTCTTGGAAGAGCTCCGCCCGGAAGTACGAGGGGCTCTTTGCCTCCCTGCTGAAGGAATAG
- a CDS encoding serine/threonine protein kinase, producing the protein MAEADLGGYEVVGRLAVGGMAEVYQARALVTTQRSPGEPEEIVLKRLHPSFRNDASYVKAFVDEAKLTVRLRHPNIVRTYRLFKAGPDYLMVQELVSGRTLSFMQGLLIKVGTAMPPETACYIAWCVLKALDYIHRAKVAESGATIVHRDVNPTNILLGVKGDVKLTDFGVAEVEGLMGGEAGALRGTLAYMSPEQVLGLAVDARSDLYSVGVILWELLANRRLFAVEGGDSDLMHRVRDARVPLLSAMAVELPDYAVQVVRKALFADKSRRFQTAAEFIKALEVLAQRAGWPLTVDALRPLLGG; encoded by the coding sequence GTGGCGGAAGCGGACCTTGGAGGATACGAAGTTGTCGGCAGGTTGGCCGTCGGAGGCATGGCCGAGGTGTACCAGGCCCGGGCCCTGGTCACGACGCAGCGTTCTCCGGGCGAGCCCGAGGAGATCGTCCTCAAGCGCCTCCATCCTTCGTTCCGCAATGACGCCTCCTATGTGAAGGCCTTCGTCGACGAGGCGAAGCTCACCGTGCGGTTGCGCCATCCGAACATCGTGCGCACCTACCGCCTCTTCAAGGCGGGCCCGGACTACCTGATGGTGCAGGAGCTGGTGAGCGGACGCACCCTGAGCTTCATGCAGGGGCTGCTCATCAAGGTGGGCACCGCCATGCCCCCCGAGACGGCTTGTTACATCGCCTGGTGTGTTCTCAAGGCGCTTGATTACATCCACCGCGCGAAGGTGGCGGAGAGCGGCGCCACCATCGTCCACCGCGACGTGAACCCCACCAACATCCTGCTGGGGGTGAAGGGGGATGTGAAGCTCACCGACTTCGGGGTGGCCGAGGTGGAGGGGCTCATGGGCGGTGAGGCCGGGGCGTTGCGCGGCACGCTGGCGTACATGAGCCCGGAGCAGGTGCTGGGGTTGGCGGTGGATGCGCGGAGCGATCTCTACTCGGTGGGGGTCATCCTCTGGGAGCTGCTCGCCAACCGGCGGCTGTTCGCCGTGGAGGGCGGAGACTCGGACCTGATGCACCGGGTGCGGGATGCGCGGGTGCCCCTGTTGTCCGCGATGGCGGTGGAACTGCCGGACTATGCCGTGCAGGTGGTGCGCAAGGCGCTCTTCGCGGACAAGTCCCGCCGCTTCCAGACGGCCGCGGAGTTCATCAAGGCGCTCGAGGTGCTGGCCCAGCGGGCCGGCTGGCCGCTCACGGTGGATGCGTTGCGGCCCCTGCTGGGCGGGTGA
- a CDS encoding hemolysin family protein, protein MPTWALWAACLALCFLRSLVAAAESALYGTSDLRAQELAETSGRAGRRVLRHKTEREATATALRLGMVLSGFLAAAIGAFVPPRMLDFNRLGDDAWLPVATVAAGALFVGVVATLLDVTMRGLANASAERWALRLSGLVSVLVFFFYPPMRLVMALLNLVVRTFGRTLRFEAPPPPLEELEKLLAAQAANNEVDKSAPQLIRSIFELSDKRCRDVMVSRTEVVTVELSTPPTEVLRLLAEENHSRIPVYRDDVDRIVGILHARDLIPLLQHPELIVLPDVIRPAHFVPWMKPIGDLLRDMQKRRIHMAMVVDEYGGFMGVVTLEDILREIVGDIGDEFEVEEKQVEKQADGSFLVDAALEVESFTKAFGFELPEGDFDTLGGFLSSLAGHLPDVGERFTYGGWQFTVASKEGARIDRVRVARLKGTGLNEGRPGQPSSSAKA, encoded by the coding sequence ATGCCAACCTGGGCTCTCTGGGCCGCCTGCCTGGCCCTCTGCTTTCTGCGGTCGCTGGTCGCCGCCGCCGAATCCGCCCTCTATGGGACGTCCGACCTGCGGGCGCAAGAGCTCGCCGAGACCAGTGGCCGCGCCGGCAGGCGGGTGCTGCGTCACAAGACGGAGCGCGAGGCCACCGCCACGGCCCTGCGACTGGGCATGGTGCTCAGCGGCTTCCTGGCCGCCGCCATCGGCGCCTTCGTGCCCCCGCGGATGCTGGACTTCAACCGCCTGGGGGATGACGCCTGGCTGCCGGTGGCCACGGTGGCCGCGGGCGCGCTCTTCGTGGGCGTGGTGGCCACCCTGCTGGACGTGACGATGCGGGGGCTGGCCAACGCGAGCGCGGAGCGCTGGGCGCTGCGGCTGTCCGGGCTCGTCTCGGTGCTGGTGTTCTTCTTCTACCCGCCCATGCGCCTGGTGATGGCGCTGCTCAACCTGGTGGTCCGCACCTTCGGCCGCACCCTGCGCTTCGAGGCCCCCCCTCCTCCCTTGGAAGAGCTGGAGAAGTTGCTGGCGGCGCAGGCGGCCAACAACGAGGTGGACAAGAGCGCCCCACAGCTCATCCGCTCCATCTTCGAGCTGTCCGACAAGCGCTGCCGGGACGTGATGGTGTCGCGCACGGAGGTGGTGACGGTGGAGCTGTCCACCCCGCCCACCGAGGTGCTGCGCCTGCTGGCGGAGGAAAACCACTCGCGCATCCCCGTCTACCGGGACGACGTGGATCGCATCGTCGGCATCCTCCACGCCCGGGACCTGATTCCACTGCTCCAGCACCCGGAGCTCATCGTCCTGCCGGATGTCATCCGCCCGGCGCACTTCGTGCCGTGGATGAAGCCCATCGGCGATCTGCTACGGGACATGCAGAAGCGACGCATCCACATGGCGATGGTGGTGGATGAGTACGGCGGCTTCATGGGCGTGGTGACGCTGGAGGACATCCTGCGCGAAATCGTCGGCGACATCGGCGACGAGTTCGAGGTGGAGGAGAAGCAGGTCGAGAAGCAGGCCGACGGCAGCTTCCTGGTGGACGCGGCGCTGGAGGTGGAGTCCTTCACCAAGGCTTTCGGCTTCGAGCTGCCCGAGGGGGACTTCGACACCCTGGGAGGCTTCCTCTCCTCGCTGGCGGGCCACCTGCCGGACGTGGGGGAGCGCTTCACCTATGGCGGCTGGCAGTTCACCGTGGCCTCGAAGGAGGGAGCGCGCATCGACCGGGTCCGGGTGGCGCGGCTCAAGGGCACGGGGCTCAACGAGGGGCGGCCCGGGCAGCCCTCGTCCTCCGCCAAGGCCTGA